The following are from one region of the Nicotiana tomentosiformis chromosome 7, ASM39032v3, whole genome shotgun sequence genome:
- the LOC104113253 gene encoding uncharacterized protein, protein MRFSPFVVKPPIHDMDTLKQEAEKLREILALDLRCRKYFNKLEIEQKRQKRVREEEKREAEAKALRKKQLLEQKRNSTVTKSDIQCPMIKPEYSSSSSSASLPREEVIRRLRFLKQPVTLFGEIEEARLDRLNSVLKAGLFEVDDSDMTEGQTNEFLRSILELKKRQSGMTLSAIKKRKATTDQDKDDEEDLKRMKTNFEELCDEDKILVFFKKLLNEWNEEIDENTRSPNQADQNRRVATFMECARDLNPLFKLCRKKLLAEDIRQALIVMVECCRKREYSAAMDQYIDIAIGNAPWPIGVTMVGIHERSAREKIHTSNVSVAHIMNNETTRKYLQSVKRLVTFCQRRYPTMPSKSVEFNSLANGSDLHSLRAQEERLPIMPAT, encoded by the coding sequence atgagattctctcCGTTTGTAGTTAAACCTCCAATTCACGACATGGATACACTGAAACAGGAAGCAGAAAAGCTACGAGAAATCCTAGCCCTAGACCTCCGTTGCCGGAAATATTTCAATAAGTTGGAGATCGAACAGAAACGCCAAAAAAgagttcgcgaagaggaaaaacgCGAAGCCGAAGCGAAAGCCCTACGTAAAAAGCAATTATTAGAACAGAAGAGGAATTCTACAGTTACTAAATCCGACATACAATGCCCGATGATCAAACCGGAATattcatcatcttcttcatcagCCTCCCTTCCGCGAGAAGAAGTAATTCGCCGCCTAAGGTTTCTAAAACAACCGGTGACTTTATTCGGAGAAATTGAAGAGGCGCGGCTTGATAGGTTGAATTCTGTGCTGAAAGCTGGATTGTTTGAAGTTGATGATAGTGATATGACTGAGGGGCAAACCAATGAGTTTTTGAGATCTATTCTTGAATTGAAGAAGCGACAATCAGGGATGACGTTGAGTGCAATTAAGAAGCGCAAGGCCACAACAGATCAGGATAAAGATGATGAAGAAGATTTGAAGAGGATGAAAACGAATTTTGAGGAATTGTGTGATGAGGATAAGATTTTGGTGTTCTTCAAAAAGTTATTGAATGAGTGGAATGAGGAGATTGATGAGAATACCAGGAGTCCTAATCAGGCTGATCAAAACCGGAGGGTAGCTACATTTATGGAATGTGCTAGGGACTTGAATCCGTTATTCAAGCTGTGCAGGAAAAAGTTACTTGCTGAGGACATAAGGCAAGCACTAATTGTGATGGTTGAATGCTGTAGGAAGAGGGAATATTCAGCAGCAATGGATCAATATATTGATATAGCAATTGGTAATGCACCTTGGCCTATTGGTGTTACTATGGTTGGTATTCATGAACGTTCAGCTCGTGAGAAGATTCACACGAGTAATGTTAGTGTTGCTCATATCATGAACAATGAGACAACTAGGAAGTATCTGCAGTCGGTTAAAAGACTGGTGACATTCTGCCAACGACGTTACCCAACAATGCCATCGAAATCTGTGGAGTTCAATAGCCTTGCTAATGGCAGTGACCTGCACTCTCTGCGTGCACAAGAGGAAAGGCTTCCAATAATGCCTGCAACTTAA